In a single window of the Aridibaculum aurantiacum genome:
- a CDS encoding FUSC family protein has translation MDFVKQYRNFVNSHYFSEGLRMTAGILIPAFVMNLFDLLQVGIVMSLGALCVSITDSPGPVHHRRNGMVATTGAIFIMSLLTNAANFSPILVGLLLTLSSLFFSMLGVYGARPGAVGVSALVVVLLHMDESVQVQMPLLQQAALITAGGAWYTCFSLLLYSFRPYRMAQQTLGEWVQTVATYLQTRALLYKKDVNYQSIFSQLLQQQGAVQEKQAVLRELLLKARQIIKESTPTSRLLLMTFVNVSDLFEKIITSYSRYSEMHRQFDDTPILDHLYELIKQMADQLEEIGLAIKRGEVTGFNTQLFELVQWIKEEEEKLEAKEMQPGNLELFLSLRRTIQNGEDIVKQLENIQHNLQNGIQPKELAQLPGIKNLEKFVDRQPIKWQTLLDNLTLDSDIFRHTIRLTVALVAGFILAETFSIGHGYWILLTILVILKPAYSLTKKRNRDRLIGTVLGVLLGLLILQLVKTTPALLVIMVLLMAANFSFMRTNYFISVLLMTPYLLIFFYFLQPENFRTLLSDRVIDTTIGSVIAFAVSFLLFPTWEKDKIKPLMVKAMEKVKDYFATITSGISGEVTTTQQRLARKDAFIALANVSDTFNRMLNEPKYRQKQTEELQRFVMLLHMLVSYIATLGYYIRSSQQHDATQIVVAAAKEIQQLMENIINRLNGEVVENEEGKWLQKLNDHSNQLHRQRQSEVDNGMIETPTRVAFYELKSLAHQFNLIHTSAVNVKKLADELKLED, from the coding sequence ATGGATTTTGTAAAGCAATACAGGAATTTTGTCAACAGCCACTATTTTTCTGAAGGGCTGCGGATGACTGCAGGTATACTCATCCCAGCTTTTGTGATGAACCTATTTGATCTGCTGCAGGTTGGAATAGTAATGAGTTTGGGTGCTCTGTGTGTGAGCATCACCGATAGCCCGGGCCCGGTGCATCACCGGCGTAACGGTATGGTGGCTACTACCGGTGCCATTTTCATCATGAGTTTGCTTACCAATGCGGCTAATTTTTCACCAATACTCGTTGGTTTATTACTCACGCTTTCCTCGTTGTTCTTTTCCATGCTGGGGGTGTATGGTGCCAGGCCCGGAGCTGTAGGAGTATCTGCGCTTGTTGTGGTACTACTGCATATGGATGAGTCTGTGCAGGTGCAAATGCCGTTGTTGCAGCAGGCAGCCTTAATAACCGCAGGTGGCGCATGGTATACCTGTTTTAGTTTATTGTTGTACTCTTTCCGGCCATACCGGATGGCACAGCAAACGCTGGGCGAATGGGTACAAACTGTAGCAACTTACCTGCAAACACGGGCGCTGCTGTATAAGAAAGATGTAAACTACCAATCCATCTTTAGTCAACTGCTGCAACAGCAGGGGGCGGTGCAGGAAAAACAAGCTGTTTTGCGCGAACTGCTGCTAAAAGCCCGGCAAATAATAAAAGAGTCTACACCCACCAGCCGGCTATTGCTGATGACGTTTGTAAACGTATCCGACCTGTTTGAAAAGATCATTACCTCTTACTCACGCTATTCAGAGATGCACCGCCAGTTTGATGATACACCCATCCTGGATCATCTGTACGAGCTCATAAAGCAAATGGCTGATCAGCTGGAGGAGATAGGATTAGCCATTAAAAGGGGAGAAGTAACGGGTTTCAATACGCAGTTGTTCGAGCTGGTACAGTGGATAAAAGAAGAGGAGGAAAAGCTGGAAGCCAAAGAAATGCAACCCGGCAACCTGGAGTTATTTCTTAGCCTGCGTAGAACTATCCAGAATGGAGAGGATATTGTGAAGCAGCTGGAGAATATTCAGCATAACCTGCAGAACGGTATACAGCCGAAGGAGCTGGCGCAATTGCCAGGGATAAAGAACCTGGAGAAGTTTGTAGACCGCCAGCCAATCAAATGGCAAACACTGCTGGATAACCTGACTTTGGATTCAGATATTTTCCGACATACAATTCGTTTAACCGTAGCACTGGTAGCGGGTTTTATACTGGCTGAAACATTCTCCATTGGTCATGGTTATTGGATACTTCTTACCATCCTGGTGATCTTAAAGCCTGCGTATAGTTTAACCAAGAAAAGAAACCGCGACAGGCTGATAGGTACCGTATTAGGTGTGCTGCTAGGGCTATTGATATTGCAATTGGTAAAAACAACACCTGCACTATTGGTGATAATGGTGCTGCTGATGGCGGCCAACTTCAGCTTTATGCGCACCAACTATTTTATTAGTGTACTGCTGATGACGCCCTACCTCCTTATCTTTTTCTACTTCCTGCAGCCAGAGAATTTCAGAACACTTTTATCGGATAGAGTAATAGATACAACTATAGGTTCGGTGATTGCATTTGCAGTAAGCTTTTTATTATTTCCTACATGGGAAAAAGATAAAATAAAGCCGCTGATGGTGAAGGCTATGGAAAAGGTGAAGGATTATTTTGCTACCATCACTAGCGGAATATCAGGGGAGGTAACTACTACACAGCAGCGCCTTGCACGAAAAGATGCTTTCATTGCACTGGCCAATGTGTCGGATACTTTTAACCGCATGCTAAATGAGCCAAAGTACAGGCAAAAGCAAACCGAAGAGCTACAGCGGTTTGTCATGCTGTTACACATGCTGGTATCCTATATAGCTACACTGGGATATTATATCCGCTCAAGCCAGCAGCATGATGCCACGCAAATAGTGGTTGCTGCAGCAAAAGAGATACAACAGCTAATGGAAAATATTATAAACCGCTTAAACGGTGAAGTGGTGGAGAATGAAGAAGGGAAATGGCTGCAAAAACTAAACGATCATAGTAATCAGCTACACCGTCAAAGGCAATCGGAGGTGGATAACGGAATGATAGAAACGCCAACTAGAGTTGCATTTTACGAGCTGAAGTCACTGGCGCACCAGTTTAACCTGATACATACATCTGCCGTCAATGTCAAAAAGTTGGCAGATGAACTTAAGCTGGAAGATTAG
- a CDS encoding DUF6089 family protein: MRILKPLLLALLVFSSISSFSQYYYYNDRYYDRDLLFELGGGVGGMNSITDIGGSKSKGGMYINDINLSQTKLSGNIFFGIMYRQLVAVRLMATWGSLEGADSVLKGTSDENVQRRYNRNLNFRTSINEVSLLAEFHPLTLFIDQPPVSPYVVAGLGYFRFNPQVNIDGRYVDARPLRTEGQGFPQYKDRDIYNLKQASVPVGLGVKYDLNEMFSVRVEALHRFLFTDYLDDVSGTYIDRNLFSQNLPPMQAAQANAVYDLMREGDPVAGKNRGNPNSKDSYMTFSLKLAITLGRQSRR; this comes from the coding sequence ATGAGAATTTTGAAACCTCTGTTGCTGGCCCTTCTTGTGTTCAGTAGCATTTCTTCTTTTAGCCAATACTATTATTACAATGATAGATACTACGACCGTGACCTGCTTTTTGAATTAGGTGGTGGAGTAGGCGGTATGAACAGCATAACCGACATCGGTGGTTCGAAAAGCAAAGGCGGCATGTATATCAACGACATCAACCTAAGCCAGACTAAACTTTCCGGGAACATATTTTTTGGCATAATGTACCGCCAGCTGGTAGCAGTAAGGTTGATGGCTACCTGGGGATCGCTGGAAGGGGCTGACAGCGTTTTAAAAGGCACATCGGATGAGAATGTGCAGCGTAGGTACAACCGCAACCTGAACTTCAGAACCAGCATCAACGAAGTATCGTTGCTGGCAGAGTTCCACCCATTGACATTGTTCATTGATCAGCCTCCTGTTTCTCCATACGTGGTGGCAGGTCTAGGTTATTTCCGTTTCAACCCGCAGGTAAATATTGATGGCAGGTATGTAGATGCCAGGCCACTTCGTACCGAAGGACAAGGTTTCCCGCAGTATAAGGACAGGGACATTTACAATCTTAAGCAGGCAAGTGTGCCGGTGGGTCTTGGTGTAAAATATGACCTCAACGAGATGTTTTCGGTAAGGGTAGAGGCGCTGCACCGCTTTCTTTTTACAGATTACCTGGATGATGTTAGCGGGACCTATATTGACCGCAACCTGTTTAGCCAGAACTTACCGCCGATGCAGGCAGCACAGGCAAATGCTGTTTACGACCTGATGCGTGAAGGTGACCCTGTAGCGGGAAAAAACAGGGGTAATCCGAACAGCAAAGACTCATATATGACCTTTTCGCTGAAGCTCGCCATTACGTTGGGCAGGCAAAGCAGGAGATAA
- a CDS encoding 2-oxoacid:acceptor oxidoreductase subunit alpha produces the protein MSTTEELLQDVVIKFAGDSGDGMQLTGSQFTNSTALLGIDLATFPDFPAEIRAPIGTLPGVSGFQLRFSSDRVFTPGDECDVLVAMNAAALKVNLKSLKKGGRIIANTDGFDAKNLRLANYPDGVNPLEDNSLTNYDLIKIDVTKLTREALKDFEMGTKEKDRAKNMFVLGFLYWMYGRNMDNTIDFLREKFGKKDTILQSNIRALQAGFNYADTTETFTTRYRVEKARMPAGTYRSIMGNQALSYGLIAAAKKSGLQMFLGTYPITPASDILHELSKHKSFGIKTFQAEDEIAAITSAIGASYGGLLGVTTTSGPGMALKTEAMGLAVMLEIPLIIINIQRGGPSTGLPTKTEQSDLLQAYYGRNGECPMPVIAASTPSDCFEAIYEAVRVSVQHMTPIIFLSDGYIANGAEPWKFPSADELQEIAVSFKTELGAYEEKFMPYWRDEKLVRPWAVPGTPGLEHRVGGLEKQNITGNISYDPDNHQLMVKIREEKVDKIANYIPEQKLDSGPEKGKVLVLGWGSTFGAIKSAVAELQEQGVEVSHAHLRYLRPFPRNLGEIIRNFDHVLIPEINNGQLIKIIRDKYLVDAKGYNKIMGIPITKGELVEAIKKIAKDEL, from the coding sequence CAACTTTCCCTGACTTCCCTGCAGAAATACGTGCTCCAATAGGAACGCTTCCGGGCGTTAGTGGTTTCCAGCTTCGTTTTAGCAGCGACCGCGTTTTCACTCCGGGCGATGAATGCGATGTATTGGTAGCTATGAATGCTGCTGCACTAAAAGTGAACCTGAAAAGCCTGAAGAAAGGCGGAAGGATAATAGCCAATACAGATGGCTTTGATGCTAAGAACCTGCGTCTTGCAAACTACCCGGATGGTGTTAATCCTTTAGAAGACAATAGCCTTACCAACTACGACCTAATCAAGATCGATGTAACCAAACTTACACGCGAAGCGCTGAAAGACTTCGAAATGGGTACAAAGGAAAAGGACCGTGCAAAGAATATGTTTGTACTCGGCTTCCTGTATTGGATGTATGGCCGCAATATGGACAACACCATCGATTTCCTGAGAGAGAAGTTTGGCAAAAAAGACACAATACTTCAAAGTAACATACGGGCGCTGCAAGCGGGCTTCAACTATGCTGACACTACTGAAACCTTTACCACCCGCTACCGTGTAGAAAAGGCAAGGATGCCAGCAGGTACTTACCGCAGCATTATGGGAAACCAGGCGCTGAGCTATGGTTTGATAGCCGCTGCTAAAAAAAGCGGGCTGCAAATGTTCCTTGGCACTTATCCTATTACGCCGGCTTCTGATATACTGCACGAACTAAGCAAGCATAAATCATTCGGTATAAAAACTTTCCAGGCTGAAGACGAGATAGCAGCTATAACCTCTGCTATTGGTGCCAGCTATGGTGGTTTATTGGGTGTTACCACTACATCCGGCCCTGGTATGGCGCTAAAAACTGAAGCAATGGGCCTGGCAGTAATGCTTGAAATCCCGCTGATCATCATCAACATTCAGCGTGGCGGACCATCTACAGGACTTCCTACCAAAACCGAACAGAGCGACCTGCTGCAGGCGTACTATGGCCGCAATGGAGAATGCCCGATGCCAGTGATTGCTGCTTCTACACCTAGTGATTGTTTTGAAGCCATCTATGAAGCTGTGCGTGTTTCTGTTCAGCACATGACGCCAATAATTTTCTTAAGCGATGGATATATTGCCAATGGGGCCGAACCGTGGAAGTTTCCTTCTGCTGATGAACTGCAAGAGATAGCGGTTTCATTTAAAACTGAATTGGGAGCATACGAGGAGAAGTTTATGCCTTACTGGCGCGATGAAAAACTTGTTCGTCCTTGGGCAGTACCAGGCACACCTGGTTTAGAGCACAGGGTGGGTGGTTTAGAAAAACAAAACATTACCGGCAACATTAGCTACGACCCGGACAACCACCAGCTGATGGTAAAGATCAGGGAAGAGAAAGTAGATAAGATTGCGAATTATATTCCAGAGCAGAAGCTTGATAGCGGTCCTGAAAAAGGTAAAGTGCTGGTGCTTGGCTGGGGAAGTACATTCGGTGCTATTAAAAGTGCTGTAGCTGAACTGCAGGAGCAGGGAGTGGAAGTATCGCATGCGCACCTGCGTTATCTTCGGCCTTTTCCACGCAACCTTGGCGAGATCATCAGGAACTTTGACCATGTATTGATACCAGAGATCAATAACGGTCAACTGATAAAGATCATCCGTGATAAATACCTGGTAGATGCTAAAGGCTACAATAAGATCATGGGTATACCGATTACAAAAGGTGAACTGGTAGAAGCCATTAAGAAAATAGCTAAAGACGAGTTGTAA